The Scyliorhinus canicula chromosome 13, sScyCan1.1, whole genome shotgun sequence genome contains a region encoding:
- the LOC119976364 gene encoding uncharacterized protein LOC119976364, protein MAARPSQHQRKGGAIAKQPMPQEAPLPPAAKAASPRGSGSGSRGGRATVGNPSSAKHSSEGRLPKPTANTRNPEAQRSAKSITRGAAGGTRPTAVVGNANSESKTLGKATGTKSQADQLSNSSRPAMISKQRIADIEKETRGQRENPAWFEQRRNRITASVAHKISHCNFVNGKSTEVPQSYLKPIVGQGSKISTPAMKWGVENESVAVKKYEKLKSEKTGREISVQQCGLFVDPVKNWLAASPDGVVVDKATGDTIGLLEVKCPYKHRNHTISQSCEDRNFCLENKKGEPQLKKGHSYFTQIQCQLAVLDLPKADLVVYTNREVAIIPVEFDEKFWKKSVDKLEDFYTRAVLPEIRERNLALASEE, encoded by the coding sequence ATGGCAGCAAGACCATCTCAGCATCAGAGGAAGGGGGGAGCTATCGCAAAGCAACCTATGCCTCAGGAGGCACCACTACCACCTGCTGCTAAAGCAGCCAGTCCCAGGGGTTCGGGATCTGGTAGCCGGGGAGGAAGAGCAACGGTTGGGAATCCCAGCTCAGCCAAACATTCAAGTGAAGGAAGACTTCCGAAACCAACTGCTAACACCAGAAACCCTGAAGCACAAAGATCCGCAAAGTCAATTaccagaggagcagcaggtggcacACGACCCACGGCAGTTGTTGGTAATGCCAACTCTGAATCCAAGACATTGGGCAAAGCGACAGGCACCAAAAGCCAAGCTGACCAACTAAGCAATTCCTCACGGCCAGCGATGATCAGTAAACAGAGGATAGCTGATATCGAGAAAGAGACACGGGGTCAAAGAGAAAACCCAGCCTGGTTTGAGCAGCGCAGAAACCGGATCACAGCCTCAGTCGCGCACAAGATTTCCCATTGCAACTTTGTGAATGGAAAAAGCACTGAGGTCCCTCAGTCCTATCTGAAGCCCATTGTGGGCCAAGGGTCAAAGATTTCGACTCCCGCGATGAAATGGGGGGTCGAGAATGAATCTGTTGCTGTCAAAAAATATGAGAAGCTGAAGTCTGAGAAGACCGGACGGGAAATATCTGTCCAACAATGTGGGCTCTTCGTTGACCCAGTGAAGAACTGGTTGGCAGCAAGTCCTGATGGTGTAGTGGTTGACAAAGCAACTGGAGATACCATCGGCCTCCTGGAGGTCAAGTGTCCCTACAAACACAGGAATCACACTATCAGCCAGTCTTGTGAAGACAGGAACTTCTGCTTGGAAAATAAGAAAGGTGAACCTCAGCTGAAGAAGGGTCACTCCTACTTCACCCAGATTCAGTGCCAGTTGGCGGTCCTGGACCTCCCCAAGGCTGACCTTGTGGTCTACACTAACCGTGAGGTTGCCATTATCCCTGTGGAATTTGACGAAAAGTTCTGGAAGAAATCTGTCGATAAACTGGAAGATTTCTATACCAGAGCAGTCTTGCCAGAGATACGGGAACGCAATCTGGCTTTGGCAAGCGAAGAGTAA